From Aedes albopictus strain Foshan chromosome 1, AalbF5, whole genome shotgun sequence, one genomic window encodes:
- the LOC134285325 gene encoding uncharacterized protein LOC134285325: protein MSKPAEKKLAECLMRRKAVMVVHDSVEAFIKKFDDDQDVYQIPIRIEALDRVYSEFQEVQSDIEKYDSPEMFDEHLQERAALESRYCKAKGFLLMKRSTDANQSTLNTSTSNVQQVSAGFHLRLPKIDLPRFDVDFSRWLSFRDTFTSMVHSNADIPTVAKLQYLLQSLEGEAHKPFESVDIEADNYASTWDALLKRYDNKRFLKRQLFRALYDLPPLKKESPKELHDLVDDNQRHVKALAKLNEPVIHWDTPLINLLSYKLDPTTPRAWEEKTSSSDNVTLVDFLYQRVRMLKSVVTDLQQRSCLPGQVKVAGPTNSQKKPFKMVSNSATTESRSYAPSCIACPESHFLFQCPAFSKMSVRQRRELVSQKRLCWNCFRSGHQGRNCTSKYDCRSCHQKHHTLLHETLAAKSSSAPAVVSGQSPLWYFEILTS from the coding sequence ATGTCCAAACCGGCGGAGAAGAAGTTAGCCGAATGCCTGATGAGGCGGAAAGCAGTGATGGTAGTGCATGATTCCGTTGAGGCGTTCATCAAGAAGTTCGACGATGACCAGGATGTGTACCAGATTCCGATCCGTATTGAGGCCCTCGACCGTGTTTACAGCGAGTTTCAAGAAGTGCAGTCCGACATCGAGAAGTACGATTCCCCCGAGATGTTCGATGAGCACTTGCAGGAGCGAGCAGCGTTAGAGTCGAGATACTGCAAGGCCAAGGGATTCCTGCTGATGAAGCGATCCACAGATGCGAACCAATCAACGTTGAACACCTCGACCTCCAATGTCCAACAAGTTTCGGCCGGTTTTCACCTTCGATTACCCAAGATCGACCTCCCCCGATTCGATGTAGATTTTTCTCGGTGGCTTTCCTTCCGTGACACGTTCACTTCGATGGTCCATTCCAATGCGGACATCCCAACGGTAGCGAAGCTACAATATCTCCTGCAGTCACTGGAAGGAGAAGCCCACAAGCCATTTGAGTCGGTTGATATAGAAGCGGACAACTATGCGTCGACTTGGGACGCTCTACTGAAACGCTACGACAACAAGCGTTTCCTGAAGCGTCAACTATTCCGAGCCCTGTATGACCTCCCACCACtgaagaaagaatccccgaaggagctgCATGATCTGGTTGACGACAACCAGCGGCATGTCAAGGCGCTAGCGAAGTTGAATGAACCAGTAATCCATTGGGACACTCCGTTGATCAACCTGCTGAGCTACAAGCTGGATCCTACAACCCCCCGAGCTTGGGAGGAGAAAACGAGTAGCTCCGATAACGTCACCTTGGTCGATTTTCTGTATCAGCGGGTCCGAATGTTGAAGTCCGTTGTCACCGATCTGCAGCAGCGATCCTGTCTACCCGGCCAAGTCAAGGTGGCCGGTCCCACAAACTCCCAGAAGAAGCCATTCAAGATGGTATCCAATTCCGCCACGACCGAATCCAGATCCTACGCTCCGAGCTGTATAGCGTGTCCTGAAAGCCATTTCCTATTTCAATGTCCAGCATTTTCCAAAATGTCTGTTCGCCAGCGCCGTGAGCTGGTATCACAGAAGCGCCTATGCTGGAATTGCTTCCGTTCTGGACACCAAGGTCGGAATTGTACTTCAAAGTACGATTGCCGAAGTTGTCATCAAAAGCACCATACCCTCCTACACGAAACCCTCGCCGCAAAGAGTTCATCCGCTCCCGCCGTCGTATCTGGCCAATCACCCCTGTGGTATTTTGAGATCCTCACTTCTTGA
- the LOC134289991 gene encoding uncharacterized protein LOC134289991, with product MSSTTLTDSFKNELLLPPTQRYGNFLSRRGASLPNFHRIQLLLPPTTGPDRSYLPLRLLFYKVSILSAGPNGSYPSLQQLPSKGELFDNYRTQQFETAASYYKLPQPQQPNLAPSTAVEPSGSANPNPQVSLAVQSYQSTVLLETVTILVVDQNGMEHSARALLDSGSMCSFITKKLANALNLRRTKVDVAVSGIGDSSKQIKRKLTATIKSKLLSYTTSVEFLILRRPTVCLPTTPIDISSWKFPKIPLADPRFHVPADIDMVVGGEIYHELHTGSKISLGEGQPIFVETVFGWTVSGKVSIISPQIPRVCHLTTVDRNLEQALQKFWELEAVDTCSKFTAEENICEELYATTTTRESSGRYVVSLPLTRDPLVTLGESRSIAERRFLSLEKRLERDPTTKEAYCRFMEEYEALNHMVKLVDPIDDTLPHCYLPHHPLFKESSTTTKVRVVFDASCKTASGFSVNDLQLVGPVVQDDLWSIHIRFRSHQISLAADVEKMYRQILIHPRYRRYQRILWRSNPSQPITTYEMQTVTYGFASAPFLATRTVVQIAQDSAEQYPAAAPKA from the exons ATGTCATCTACCACCCTaaccgattccttcaagaatgagcTTTTACTTCCTCCAACACAACGCTACGGAAACTTCCTTTCGAGGCGAGGAGCTTCTCTACCCAACTTCCACCGAATTCAATTGTTGTTACCACCGACCACCGGACCCGACAGATCGTATCTGCCGCTACGGTTGCTCTTTTATAAGGTGAGCATTCTTAGCGCTGGACCCAACGGATCGTATCCGTCGCTTCAGCAGCTCCCTTCGAAAGGCGAGCTTTTTGACAACTACCGGACCCAACAGTTCGAAACTGCCGCTTCG TATTATAAATTACCACAACCCCAACAACCGAATCTAGCCCCGTCGACTGCCGTCGAGCCTTCCGGGTCAGCGAACCCAAATCCTCAAGTTAGCTTGGCGGTACAGTCATACCAATCCACCGTCCTGCTGGAAACGGTTACCATCCTTGTTGTGGACCAGAACGGCATGGAGCATTCCGCTCGTGCACTGCTTGATTCGGGTTCGATGTGCAGTTTCATTACGAAGAAACTGGCCAACGCTTTGAATCTCCGCCGTACGAAAGTAGACGTTGCCGTATCTGGAATCGGCGATTCCTCCAAGCAGATCAAACGCAAGCTGACTGCTACTATTAAGTCCAAGCTGCTTTCGTACACTACCTCTGTCGAATTCCTGATCCTCAGAAGACCAACCGTATGCTTACCAACCACTCCGATTGATATATCCTCGTGGAAATTCCCCAAGATTCCGTTAGCCGATCCACGTTTCCACGTCCCCGCCGACATCGACATGGTTGTCGGTGGAGAAATCTACCACGAATTGCACACTGGCAGCAAGATATCACTCGGCGAAGGACAGCCTATTTTCGTCGAGACTGTCTTCGGATGGACTGTGTCAGGGAAAGTATCCATCATATCTCCGCAAATTCCGCGAGTCTGTCATCTCACCACTGTGGACCGGAACCTAGAACAAGCCCTGCAGAAGTTCTGGGAACTGGAAGCCGTTGACACGTGTTCCAAGTTCACGGCCGAagaaaatatctgtgaagaactgtatgccactaccaccactcgCGAATCGTCGGGTCGTTACGTCGTTTCCTTACCACTCACCCGCGATCCGCTCGTCACTCTCGGTGAATCTCGATCAATCGCCGAACGCCGCTTTCTCAGCCTTGAAAAACGACTTGAGCGAGATCCAACCACCAAGGAGGCCTACTGTCGCTTCATGGAAGAATACGAAGCCCTAAACCACATGGTGAAGCTCGTGGATCCAATAGACGATACCCTGCCACATTGCTATCTTCCGCACCATCCGTTGTTCAAAGAATCCAGCACCACAACGAAGGTCCGAGTCGTCTTTGACGCCTCGTGTAAGACGGCGTCCGGATTTTCCGTGAACGACCTACAGTTAGTTGGACCCGTCGTTCAGGATGATCTATGGTCGATCCACATCCGTTTCCGCAGTCACCAGATTTCACTCGCAGCCGATGTCGAGAAAATGTATCGGCAAATCCTGATCCATCCTCGTTACCGTCGATATCAACGCATCCTCTGGCGTTCCAATCCAAGCCAACCGATTACTACGTACGAGATGCAAACCGTTACGTATGGATTCGCATCCGCTCCATTCTTGGCAACCCGAACCGTTGTACAGATCGCCCAAGACTCGGCCGAACAGTATCCTGCCGCAGCGCCGAAAGCCTAG
- the LOC134289997 gene encoding uncharacterized protein LOC134289997: MIQETTESCHWNHVSGISNPADPLSRGVNPVDIKQYSLWWNGPEWLCLPPSEWPVSEMPSLDPRWMCEAKTTVALVATIDSNFSELLFSRFSSFSKLRRSVAYWMRYFRALKAVTQKISIEPFQTLTTVDFREADTALCRVAQRDSFPEEISNFLSRKNAPKSSPLKWLKPKMSKEGVIRVSGRLGSAAVSEDVKFPIVLSSKHPMSTLLAKFYHQMLLHAGPQLMLATIRQKFWIIGGRNLVHRTYHQCHTCFRSKPVLVQQSIADLLSSRVTPTRPFAVCGIDYCGPVYIKSPVRNRAPKKAYIAIFVCFATRAVHIELVSDLSTQAFLAALRRFVARRGRMREIHSDNGTAFKGAANELRRIYEMLKSNEDDWKRVLDWCAENEIVWRFIPPRAPHFGGLWEAAVKSAKNHLLREIGSVNVCYEDMCTLLAQIEMCLNFRPLVPLPTEPSDLEVLTPGHFLIGTSLQAIPEHNLCDVPDNRLTHFEVTQKRFQRIWSRWVPEYL, translated from the coding sequence ATGATACAAGAAACTACCGAATCCTGTCACTGGAATCACGTTTCCGGAATTTCGAATCCAGCTGATCCACTTTCCCGTGGAGTTAATCCGGTCGACATCAAGCAGTATTCGCTCTGGTGGAACGGTCCGGAATGGCTATGCCTGCCACCGTCTGAGTGGCCCGTCAGCGAAATGCCTTCACTCGATCCACGCTGGATGTGTGAAGCAAAAACTACCGTGGCTCTGGTAGCTACCATCGACTCAAACTTTTCCGAACTCCTGTTCAGCCGATTCTCCAGCTTCAGCAAACTTCGACGTTCCGTCGCATACTGGATGCGATACTTCCGTGCTTTGAAAGCAGTCACACAGAAGATTTCCATCGAGCCGTTTCAAACCTTGACGACCGTCGATTTCCGTGAAGCGGATACCGCGCTCTGTCGTGTAGCGCAACGTGACtcgtttccagaagaaatttccaacttTCTTTCTAGAAAGAATGCTCCCAAGTCGTCACCACTGAAGTGGTTGAAGCCGAAGATGAGCAAAGAAGGTGTCATCCGTGTCAGTGGGAGACTAGGCTCCGCCGCCGTGAGCGAAGATGTGAAGTTTCCGATTGTCCTCTCATCCAAACACCCAATGTCCACTCTGCTGGCCAAGTTCTACCATCAAATGCTGCTACACGCTGGCCCCCAGCTGATGCTTGCCACGATTCGCCAGAAATTCTGGATCATCGGTGGCCGGAATCTTGTTCACCGCACGTACCACCAATGTCATACGTGCTTTCGCAGCAAACCAGTTTTGGTACAACAGAGCATTGCAGACTTGCTGTCATCTCGTGTCACTCCAACCAGACCGTTCGCCGTATGTGGGATCGACTACTGCGGTCCCGTGTACATCAAGTCACCGGTGCGCAACCGGGCTCCAAAGAAGGCGTACATAGCCATATTTGTATGCTTCGCAACTCGTGCTGTCCATATCGAGCTTGTGTCCGACCTGTCGACCCAGGCCTTCTTGGCCGCCCTCCGCCGTTTTGTCGCTCGCCGTGGAAGAATGAGAGAAATCCACAGCGATAATGGCACCGCTTTCAAGGGTGCAGCAAACGAGCTGCGCAGAATCTACGAGATGCTGAAGTCTAACGAAGACGATTGGAAGCGAGTCCTCGACTGGTGCGCAGAAAACGAGATTGTCTGGCGGTTCATCCCTCCCCGCGCGCCACATTTCGGTGGGCTGTGGGAAGCAGCCGTCAAATCAGCCAAGAACCATCTGCTGCGCGAAATTGGCAGCGTCAACGTCTGCTACGAGGACATGTGCACCCTATTAGCCCAAATTGAGATGTGCCTGAACTTCAGACCCCTAGTACCATTACCTACTGAACCCTCCGACCTGGAAGTCCTTACCCCAGGGCACTTCTTGATCGGAACAAGTCTACAAGCCATCCCGGAACACAATTTGTGCGACGTTCCGGACAACCGCCTTACGCATTTCGAGGTCACGCAGAAGCGATTCCAGCGCATCTGGTCCCGTTGggttccagaatacctctag
- the LOC134289999 gene encoding uncharacterized protein LOC134289999, with product MPHRRMKIWPLQAKKKSSPLKVAAVATDTICRVRREDAYLKGSNRSGSFELSGPKRSTMGSKKHKKHKSERKEREDKANLCKKKKKKKDREKKHKHHKEKRRNRDDSSQEDFNSFGDESSQALPEGSALYAPPVATTPVSMGSPASLPVTKPFS from the exons ATGCCTCACCGGCGGATGAAAATCTGGCCGCTGCAGGCGAAAAAGAAAAGCTCACCTCTAAAGGTAGCTGCCGTAGCGACAGATACGATCTGTCGGGTCCGGCGAGAGGATGCTTACCTAAAAGGAAGCAACCGTAGCGGCAGTTTCGAACTGTCGGGTCCG AAAAGATCAACTATGGGGTCGAAGAAACACAAGAAGCACAAATCCGAACGGAAGGAACGCGAAG ACAAAGCCAACCTctgcaagaagaagaaaaagaagaaggacCGGGAGAAGAAGCACAAGCATCATAAAGAGAAACGCCGGAATCGGGACGATTCGAGCCAGGAGGACTTCAATAGTTTCGGGGATGAAAGTTCTCAGGCTCTGCCGGAAGGGAGTGCTTTGTATGCTCCACCAGTGGCGACCACGCCGGTTAGTATGGGAAGTCCCGCGTCGCTACCGGTGACAAAGCCGTTCTCGTAA